The Melitaea cinxia chromosome 24, ilMelCinx1.1, whole genome shotgun sequence genome window below encodes:
- the LOC123665385 gene encoding uncharacterized protein LOC123665385, with the protein MATETEQALSILENTALLLKKTQLNLSKCPKQRLAKMGYLQTRIKTIEEYWMIFKEAHKKLLTCTTREERGLLPYFENEEFFLQEDLYLCMLGDLKDMLAAVESAKSKQSPPEDLQNKKVHLPAIHLPLFSGEYELWPSFKDLFSSLVHNCTTLSDVEKLHYLKTSVAGEAATLLKHITVTSANYIQAWGTLNHRYGNKRLIVNALLKRLFAQKKCTSQAATQLKSLLDTTNEVLQSLENLEVSTDSWDPVIIFLVAQKLDPESQKEWEQNSYSENSQDLSTWRDLRKFLEAKFRTLELVNSPTTTKLAKERVLHVTATERPKQRSCALCTDAHTLCHCNVFTKMSPNERREHVKTNKLCFNCLGVGHSVFRCRLPTSCRICKRRHHTLLHLPNYGEASASHVVANQPMSSNQANVEEGEVKAMVASHYHAGRKQTISLLATAIVILKNERGHTTALKALIDSGSQACFISEKATQILKLHKTAVDLIVSGLESTKVRVRHEVNVNVLSRWNNFILPIKAYVMKKPLTSNIHSGTIIKRDWPHLAGIQLADETFSASCNIDLLLGVNEYANIMKKGLIKGPPGTPCAQDTYLGWILMGGIDINVRKHEQSLTVMKQEVDIEDLLKTIWEVDEDTKRNLTQREQLCEDIYTKTQKRDECGRYVVKLPFNTEEPKSTEGNTRDIAMKRLMQLERRFNQNKELKHEYKKVIEDYIDLKHIEEIPTEEINNNSVYLPHHAVIRNDKETTKTRVVFDASCKGSNGVSLNDELLTGPVLQDDLRNLIMRWRTHAVCFVADIQKMYRMIWVDREDADYQRILWRNDQSEEIKDYRLLTVTFGTASAPYLAVRTLMKLAEDEGDRYPEAAKILREDFYVDDAMSGSDSLQQAIKNSQDLRALLHLGGFELKKWSSNSREFLETVDPGDRSSSSNLELKIDGIIKALGVQWNLGKDRFEYNLNLPSISEVITKRSILSDIQKLFDPLGWIAPSIVLTKMLMQELWLERINWDDALNSKIASRWITLRSDLEHVNGIYIERWVGTTCANRESIELHGFSDASIKAYSAVVYCRVTYPDGTNKTTLIAARTRVAPLKTISLPRLELCGALILSRLLKQVGQAMRIPATQIYAWTDSSIVLSWLFGDPNNWKVFVANRVVEVTTNVSCSQWHHVQTQDNPADVGSRGINEQEKRLLTQFEEFDTLLELLRTITYCRRFLKQKTLKDRIDSKITTEELHVSMQTCIKRAQEEEFTEDIKSLKTKKRVKKTSKLKALDPYLDEDGILKVGGRLRNSELANEVKHPIILGHASRLTYLVVAEAHLKTLHGGVQLMLTYLRSKYWILRAKSLVKQCIHRCLICAKQGARVKTQLMGDLPSFRVKPARPFLNSGVDFAGPIQILLKKGRGAQTGKAYIAIFVCMSTKAIHLELVGDLTSAAFIGAFKRFCARRGRCTNLWSDQGRNFVGANKELVEAWREARLQFDGEISELLANDGTQWHFIPAYSPNFGNLWETGVKSIKHHLRRILNTNLTYEELTTVLCGIEACLNSRPLCPQEDSTLEPLTPGHFLITEAPVTVPDVNLKDAKISNLTRWQYTQKLLNDFWSRWQKEYLTRLQQRPKWLKREEEFKIGDIVLIKQDNLPPGKWLMGRITDKHPGPDGLTRVYSVKSGDNITKRCVTKLCALPIEID; encoded by the exons ATGGCCACGGAAACCGAACAAGCACTCAGTATACTGGAAAATACAGCCCTACTATTGAAGAAAACACAGCTCAATTTATCAAAATGCCCCAAACAACGACTGGCTAAAATGGGCTACTTACAAACCAGAATTAAAACAATTGAAGAATACTGGATGATTTTCAAAGAAGCccataaaaaattattgacctGTACCACTCGTGAGGAGCGTGGATTGCTGCCATATTTCGAGAATGAGGAATTTTTTCTACAAGAAGATTTGTACTTGTGTATGTTGGGAGACTTGAAAGACATGTTGGCGGCAGTCGAGTCTGCCAAAAGTAAACAATCGCCACCAGAAGACCTGCAAAATAAGAAAGTTCACCTCCCGGCTATACATTTACCTCTGTTTTCGGGCGAGTACGAACTCTGgcctagttttaaagatttattttcatcACTCGTCCACAACTGCACGACACTAAGCGACGTCGAAAAACTCCATTACCTAAAAACCAGTGTGGCAGGTGAAGCAGCAACTTTATTGAAGCACATTACAGTAACAAGCGCTAACTACATTCAAGCATGGGGAACGCTGAACCATCGATATGGGAACAAGCGTCTAATAGTGAACGCATTGTTGAAGCGACTTTTTGCCCAGAAGAAATGTACCAGCCAAGCCGCAACCCAACTGAAATCTCTACTCGACACCACCAACGAAGTATTACAGAGTTTAGAAAATCTGGAGGTGTCGACGGATTCTTGGGATCCAGTAATTATATTTCTGGTTGCACAGAAGTTGGACCCAGAATCCCAGAAAGAGTGGGAACAAAATTCCTACTCAGAGAATTCCCAGGACTTGTCGACTTGGAGGGATCTGCGCAAGTTTTTGGAGGCAAAATTCAGGACGTTGGAATTAGTCAACTCCCCCACTACTACGAAGCTTGCCAAGGAACGAGTCCTTCACGTTACAGCCACGGAAAGACCAAAGCAAAGAAGTTGTGCTTTATGTACAGATGCGCACACGTTATGCCATTGTAACGTATTCACTAAGATGTCACCAAACGAACGTAGAGAACATGTCAAAACAAACAAGCTCTGTTTCAATTGCCTCGGAGTTGGACATTCGGTGTTTAGGTGCCGTTTGCCAACATCATGCCGTATATGTAAGAGACGTCACCACACTCTTCTACATCTACCTAACTACGGGGAGGCATCGGCTTCTCATGTTGTAGCTAATCAACCGATGTCATCCAATCAAGCAAATGTAGAAGAAGGTGAAGTTAAAGCAATGGTTGCGTCACACTATCACGCAGGGCGGAAACAGACAATTTCACTATTAGCCACTGCAATAGTAATTTTAAAGAATGAACGTGGACACACTACTGCATTGAAGGCGCTAATAGACTCAGGATCTCAAGCATGTTTTATAAGTGAAAAGGCAACTCAGATCCTGAAACTACACAAGACAGCAGTAGATCTTATCGTGTCTGGACTTGAGTCCACGAAGGTTAGAGTCAGGCATgaagtaaatgtaaatgtattatCACGATGGAACAATTTCATTTTACCTATTAAAGCCTACGTGATGAAGAAGCCCTTGACCTCTAACATACATTCAGgcacaataataaaaagagATTGGCCGCACCTTGCTGGCATTCAACTGGCAGACGAAACATTTTCCGCCTCCTGTAACATCGATCTGCTGTTGGGTGTCAATGAGTATGCAAACATTATGAAGAAGGGATTGATCAAAGGTCCACCAGGTACACCATGCGCACAAGATACATACCTGGGATGGATCCTTATGGGTGGAATTGACATCAATGTCAGGAAGCATGAGCAATCCTTAACGGTCATGAAACAAGAAGTTGATATAGAAGATTTACTGAAAACAATATGGGAAGTTGATGAAGATACGAAAAGAAATTTAACACAAAGGGAACAGTTATGTGAAGATATATACACTAAGACACAGAAGCGAGATGAATGTGGAAGATATGTTGTCAAATTACCATTCAACACTGAAGAACCTAAATCAACAGAAGGAAATACGAGAGATATAGCAATGAAAAGACTAATGCAATTAGAAAGAAGGttcaatcaaaataaagaattaaagcACGAATACAAGAAGGTAATTGAAGATTACATAGATCTAAAACATATCGAAGAAATACCTacagaagaaataaataataactcaGTCTACTTACCTCACCACGCCGTGATCCgtaatgataaagaaaccacGAAGACTCGTGTCGTATTTGACGCTTCGTGCAAGGGCTCCAACGGTGTCTCTCTCAATGACGAACTGTTGACGGGTCCTGTACTGCAAGACGATCTGAGAAACCTGATAATGAGGTGGAGAACTCACGCCGTTTGCTTTGTTGCTGATATCCAGAAAATGTACCGTATGATATGGGTTGACCGAGAAGACGCAGATTATCAAAGAATTTTGTGGAGAAACGACCAATCTGAAGAAATCAAAGACTACCGATTGTTGACTGTTACGTTTGGAACAGCTTCTGCTCCCTATCTCGCCGTAAGAACCCTTATGAAGTTAGCAGAAGATGAAGGCGACCGGTATCCCGAAGCTGCTAAGATATTGCGTGAAGATTTTTACGTAGATGACGCAATGTCTGGAAGTGACAGTCTGCAACAAGCAATAAAGAATAGTCAAGATCTTAGAGCGCTTCTTCATTTGGGTGGATTCGAACTAAAGAAATGGTCATCCAACAGCCGAGAATTCTTGGAAACAGTTGATCCTGGCGATAGATCGTCTAGTTCTAATCTGGAATTGAAGATTGATGGAATAATAAAGGCACTTGGCGTACAATGGAATTTAGGAAAAGACAGATTCGAGTACAATTTAAACTTACCTTCAATCAGTGAAGTGATCACGAAGCGAAGCATTCTGTCTGACATCCAAAAGTTGTTTGACCCACTCGGCTGGATTGCGCCTAGCATCGTTCTGACAAAGATGTTAATGCAAGAACTATGGCTTGAAAGAATAAACTGGGACGATGCATTGAATTCTAAAATAGCCAGCAGGTGGATCACATTGCGATCTGATCTTGAACATGTGAATGGAATCTATATAGAAAGATGGGTAGGTACGACGTGCGCCAACAGAGAGTCTATAGAACTCCATGGATTCAGCGATGCATCCATCAAAGCATATAGCGCTGTAGTATATTGCAGAGTGACTTACCCAGACGGTACGAACAAAACGACGCTTATCGCAGCAAGAACAAGAGTGGCTCCATTGAAAACAATATCCTTACCTCGTTTGGAGCTCTGCGGCGCGTTGATACTCTCAAGATTGCTTAAGCAAGTTGGTCAAGCAATGAGAATACCTGCAACTCAAATTTATGCTTGGACAGATTCGTCCATTGTCCTGTCGTGGTTATTTGGAGATCCAAACAACTGGAAGGTGTTTGTAGCAAACAGAGTTGTTGAGGTTACAACAAATGTATCCTGCAGTCAGTGGCATCACGTCCAAACTCAAGATAATCCAGCTGATGTTGGTTCCAGGGGGAT AAATGAACAAGAGAAGAGACTACTTACACAATTTGAAGAATTTGATACACTATTAGAGCTACTTAGAACAATCACATACTGCCGAAGATTCctgaaacaaaaaacattaaaggACAGAATAGATAGCAAAATCACAACTGAAGAACTACACGTATCGATGCAGACCTGTATAAAAAGAGCACAAGAAGAAGAATTTACAGAAGATATAAAatcgttaaaaacaaaaaagagagTTAAGAAAACAAGCAAACTAAAAGCACTAGATCCTTACCTTGACGAAGATGGAATCCTGAAGGTGGGCGGTCGGCTCAGGAACTCTGAACTGGCTAATGAAGTGAAGCACCCAATCATTTTGGGTCATGCAAGTAGACTTACCTATTTAGTGGTCGCAGAAGCACATTTGAAGACGCTGCATGGAGGAGTGCAATTGATGCTCACTTACCTGCGATCGAAATACTGGATACTCCGCGCGAAGTCCCTAGTAAAGCAGTGTATCCATCGATGCTTGATATGTGCTAAACAAGGGGCTAGGGTAAAAACACAATTGATGGGAGACTTACCAAGTTTTCGGGTAAAACCAGCTCGGCCATTCCTTAACTCCGGTGTCGACTTTGCGGGACCAAttcaaattttactaaaaaaggGCAGAGGAGCTCAAACTGGCAAGGCGTACATagctatttttgtatgtatgtctacGAAGGCGATCCACTTAGAGTTAGTTGGTGATCTGACTTCAGCTGCATTCATTGGTGCCTTTAAACGATTTTGCGCACGAAGAGGCAGATGCACAAACTTGTGGAGTGATCAGGGAAGAAATTTTGTTGGTGCTAACAAGGAGCTGGTTGAAGCCTGGAGGGAAGCTCGCCTACAATTTGATGGAGAAATTAGTGAATTACTTGCTAATGATGGAACACAATGGCACTTCATCCCGGCCTACTCCCCAAATTTTGGAAATTTATGGGAGACTGGTGTGAAGTCTATTAAGCACCATCTACGAAGAATCCTTAACACTAACCTTACCTATGAAGAGCTTACAACGGTTCTCTGTGGAATTGAAGCGTGCTTGAACTCGAGACCGCTGTGCCCGCAGGAGGACAGCACGTTAGAACCATTAACTCCGGGTCATTTTTTGATAACTGAAGCCCCTGTAACCGTGCCTGATGTGAACCTGAAAGACGCTAAAATAAGCAACCTGACACGTTGGCAATACACGCAAAAACTGCTGAATGACTTCTGGTCAAGATGGCAAAAAGAATACTTGACGCGGCTGCAACAAAGACCGAAATGGTTAAAACGCGAAGAAGAATTTAAGATAGGAGACATTGTCCTCATAAAACAGGACAATTTGCCACCAGGAAAGTGGCTTATGGGACGAATAACCGACAAGCATCCTGGCCCTGACGGTCTTACCAGAGTCTATAGTGTAAAGAGTGGTGATAATATAACAAAGCGATGCGTAACCAAACTATGTGCGTTGCCCATCGAAATAGATTAG